CTGGAAGACAAATGCAGATCAGAAGCAACAGCTGACTTTCCAGATCTCAGGCTTGCAACTGAATGCCCTTCAGTAATGGAAGATCAATGAGGATCATATGCACCAGATGGTAAAGGTGAAAATCCTGAACTTGGAATAATGTACCTTCACATATACagaaaatttatattgtttCTTGTTATTGCTCATCAATGAAAAGATTTGGAATGGTAAATAAGGATCCATGCCAGAAGAAACCCAATCATAAAGGGGGAAAAAGAAGCTTTTCAAGAGCAGTTCTTTAAGCAGGCCTCTCCACCATTTTGTATTCTCATGATCTGAGCTAAAGGTGATAGATCAAAGAGAACTACAAAAATGTGATATTAAGATGCTTCCCAAGTCAGGAGAATAATTTCGCAATACGATCAAGCtgcctttcattttttttaatctttaaatagcTGTCTTATGGGTTCATCCAGGACAAAACAACACAACCCATTTGCGCATATATACCATAATTCCCACAAACCATAGGGTACGTAACGACTGGCTAATGCAGTTGGTTCAGTTGAGAATATGAGCAAAGCTAGTTCATCTTTCATTTGGTCCTTTAGTTCCTTTTGTGTCACTAAATACAGCTTGTAGAGAGTATTGGACTATTGAATCAGCTGCCAAAAACTATGCATGCATAATTTGTCCTCGTCAAGCATGTCTAACCCAACAGAAAGTTTCCAGAAGAGTTTGTTGACCCATCTAAAGTTCCATCTGAGCGCTGCAAGGCCACCAGATTGCTATAATTAGCTGACCAGACTACTATTTGGAATCCAAGAACAGGCAAGTATTGTAAGAATTTCTGTTGAATATTTGAACAAACTAAAGATGTGGAAAGAATAGTTTCCATTGAAGAAGTGGAAGTGAATCATGTTCTGGATGCTCCGTTGACAAGAACACTGATCGATAAGGGAAATTCTCCACAAAGTAATGTGAACAGCTGAGGACTGCTGTCCTCATATACGATAGAGAGGGTCATGATCAGATGATCATGAGACTTGGCATACTTAAGCTGGAAAATTTTGTTACAATAAGCAAAAGAGAAGCCCAAAATATATTCCATTTCTTGCTACTTACTTGGATCTTAACAACTAAGGAGACTTTGAGCTTCTATAAAGTTCAGTCTAGGAAGGTACAAATTCATTCAATTCGAAGTAAGTATGcatgtttggtaaaaaaatttggaatgaCAATTGCATGAAAAAGGGTTAAAAATGACATTGAGAATTGCTTAAAAATTGGTGAAATTGGAAAACACACTTGTTGGACATTCAAATGCCCAAGAGGGATGCTTAAATGCCCTAGAAAGGCTTTCAAACCGCCAAGAGGAGCATTCAAAACATCCCTAGGGGCTTTCAAAAGCTCCACCCCATGTTTGAACATGAACAGTGACCATTTAAATGGTAGACATAAACTACTTTTTGACTCTCTTTTGCCTACATAAGACAAAGAAACTCAAGCAATCCTCCTATACTATTGATATCAACATTTTAGTTGCCATCTTTCTTAATTATCAATGTCCCACAGGCCTGCAACTTGTAAAAAAATTTGCAACAAAATTACATGGCTAGGAGCTACGTTTGGTATTGCTATCAATGGTGTGGTATGTGCCCAATGTGCAAAAATAGTTGGCACTTAAATTTGGAGCAACAGGAAATTGTAGTCCTTTAAAACAAGGACTACTTGACTAAAAAGGGATGAAATCATCCCAAATTTGTAAATATAACCCTTCTCATATTTAAAGTTGAAAAGTAACCcaattattatataaatccatgtcttttaatatttttattatttacatataaatttaaaaataaaatattttctttataaaaaaaaaaatgaggatatttttgttaaaaatgagatttttttaggCTGAAAAAATGTAGAAGGATAGATATAAGAATTAGAgattattttatcctttttaatcaaatactataaaaaaaaaaatgatggaaatagTTTAAGTATGAAACTATTTGTCACTAATGCTTTTGGGGCACTTtagttttctcttttttttagtCATAATATCATGGTTGCTATTGTTGGTTTTAGTATAAAGTAAGCAATGTTTAAAACCAATATTAaccaatgtttttaaaactggACCAGTCATTAAACCGAAAAGGTCACCGGTTTATGGTTTATTGATCAGACTGAAGGTTGAACTACGGTcaaaccggtgacgtcataaataatattttatatattattaaaattataaaaaaaattaaaaataaaaataataaattctacctaaattttctatcaaattgtaaacaaaaataacaattttaatcaccattcatcaataaaaaaatatgtcatCAACCAccatattaatttaaagaatcaagtcatcaataatttaaaaaataaaaaaattaaagaatttgaaatttattatagaaatttgtatcataaatttactttggaataaaaaatgatttaaaatttaaaatttagaattttatttaaaaataagaaattttaaatttgtttaaaaacgGAACACaatgtttgatttattgattatttccaaaaatttatcttaatttgtaatatttttaatgattttattaatttatttaaactcCCGATAGTGAGAAGCTTCACAAGACAAGGGGGGTGATTTCAGAACACCCAAGATCAGGTTCCTTATAATTTACTGGCCTGAAATAGCTCGTCTCTCCTTCAGTTGATCTGGGACAACTGCACTGCCCATTTGAGCAAATTCCATATTTCTCGCATATCATGGGGTATTCACAATCATAGTCTCCTAACAAGGGACTCAGCACCACCTTCCACGCGTTTGCATCCCATTGATAAAGTTTCAGCTACCCTTTTGGTTCCAACTTCATGTACattgcaaataaataaaaaggaaagccCCAAATCTTATTCTGATAGGTAGATGATAGAAAGAAGCCTCCGTGATTAAATAGTAGATAACTTTGCATCCCCATATCTTTAGTGTCAGTAAGACGGTAAATGAAATAGTTTTGGGGGGATTCTGTTGATGTTAAGCTAACTAGAGTCAGGTTCTTCCAGCTTCGATGAAGTCAGACGGACTTGTTCCTCACTTTGTGCCCCTTGGAGAGTCCATCCTGCTGTAATGGAGTCAGACGGGCTTCTTTTCTACACAAAAGGATGTCCAAACGGGTGGTCCGGGCACACCcctccgaagcttaagtcaAGCAAGAGCAAGTCTAACTATTTTGTGGTAGAGAGTGAGCGTATGTGCACTCGTGTACCTTGTTCATACTTTTTGgagggtttatatagagttGAGGACACCGCCACTGTAGTGCTAACTATGCACTCTAATCTTTTCTGTAATGATGATTGTCGTCAGGGCGACTGGATAATCATCTCAATTAAGGGCGACTGGCAGCTGTCATCTGTTGACGTGCCAAGATTTCGAACCATGCAATCGTCTATCCATTTAGTCTGTCAACACCTGTGGTTATGTGCAACCATTAATTGACATATACTTATGAGCTAAATTGAGTTTCGTCGGCCGCTCAAATGTCAGACATGATTGATCACGCATGCCAAAAGTCTTAAAAACTTGACTGGACAGTCCTTCTCATCTGAGAGTCCAGGTTGTCAATTCCGTCTAGCGCTGTGGGAGAAGGGAACCCTTTCACTTCTGATGTCAGACAGAACTTATCTTGGCCTGGACGGAACGATCGAGATGGGTTATATACTTGTCCTAGACGGCCAAAGAGTCTAAACTAGAAAGGGACACTGGAGGAGAACCCTCCACAATTCGACTCAATACAAGCAACAATACCTTCACtagtgagagaaaatgaaatcaaacctTGAGACCAATCGTACGTTTTCTGGAATACTAGCTGAGTTTCTGTCCAAAAAGCAAATTCTGCTCTGGAACCAGACTGTCGGTTGGGTGATCAAAAGACTGCCAGACAGATGCGTCATTGCTATCAAACAGCACGAGGTTTCCTGTCTCTGTCAAGTTTAAGCCCACAACAGACTTGCCGGATGTGTTGGTGGACCAGACTACAGTTCCATCGACTTCTCTCAGGATCAAATCCCCCCCTTGGGTCAGTTGAACGGTTCCATTAGCTTGAACAGGAATATTGCGATTAGCTGACCAAACTACCTTTGGGAAGCGTATCGTCTGATTAGCCGAATTGGGAAACATGAGCACAGCAAATAGATAATAATTGCAGTCATAATTGCAGTAGAAGCCACATACAAAACTAGCATCGGTTGAAGTTTTTCTAAGGAGGATTGGCATTATCACAGTCCTATCATCAGAATCGACATAATGATGAGGCGAGGGGTTGTTAGGCCACGACGATGATAGGTTGGCTACAGGATAATAGACATCTTGGCCATTGACAAGGTGGAAAGCACGGACAAGAAGAGTGAGACATGGAAGAAAACAACCCCAAACCCATTTGATGCCCATGGCTCATAGAGgcaaaggaagaagatgaaaagaTGAATTCAAGATATGAATTATTAACATAGCTTCCTCAACTAGTGTCATTGGCATAGGCTTGACTCCATGTCAAATAAATGTTCCTGAACCTTtgtttctatttgttttctGAAAAATCGTGTCCTGTAGCTGTCAAGTAGTACCAAAATCAGGATGGACAGTCCGAGAAGTCCaccaaaatgaattaaaaagagGAGTGACAGAGACATACTGAAAATTGTTGAATACTAAGCAAAGATGAAACTTCCAATGCATGACCCACCTACTGATCTATGTCTGTATTCATAAATTCAAGTCGGTATTCCAATCAggcatgaagaagaagaaaggaagaaaggaaaGCACCGGCACATGGCAGAATTCTGGGGGCAGCTTCTGATTGGGATATCATATCGTGCTCTAAGGTTTTAGCAGAATTCAATAAATACTTGGCTTGGCAAGTGGCAATTGACCAGATTTGAGGGGCAGAACTTTTGGATAGTtatgaagaaattaaatatcTGTTTGGATAAGATCACGTAATCAGAGGACAACTGGGTTCAAAAGATCAAGAAAGAGTTTCCTCTATCATATTAAACTCCCATTTAACAGATTGATCAGTAGCGCATGCATGAGGAATTTAGAAGATGGATTGCAATGAACGTGTGATTAGGGCCGGATTGTGGATGTGTTTGAACGTTTCCATCCATGCTGCAAGAAACCAATGTATAGCAGGAGGAAATGAGGCAAGCCCAATCACTACACAACcccatcaaaataaataaaaataaatgatgacgagaaaaaagagagaggaCACGTTTAAAGTAGGTGGATATCAGGACGAAGTTGAGGGAAAATGGGCTTTAATACGGAAAAATGGAGGAGTTCATGGAGAAATGTGCAAAAATGGTTAGGCGAGTAAGAAAAGTTGGTTTGGGTGGGGAAAAGAAAATTCGTAGatcataagaaatataaataaatttttgttgtaAATGCTTTGTAACAGTGAAGTGGAATAGAAAAATTatgcattatcataaatataaataattattgttGTAAATGCATATTAAATGAAAGGTATTTTGTAAAGCTTATTATAAAGAGTTTTTCTTTCACGGTATCCAAACACCAATTTTTGAGAAGCATTAATTCTTGATCCTCCTAGCTTATCTCTTCCTCTCactattcatttctttttttatttcaattctaattgtatatatattctttgtaattttttattagcaCGAATTGCTCCAAAGATAATTTTTTGATCCTTAATTCAAGGTTGTTAATATGGCATAAATTttgcatatttatttaaatatttattttgtttatttaaattatgttatatataaCTAGAACCTATAAGCAAATTATTTTGTCTAACCCTAGCCAAAAGCTATATACAAATCtcatttaatatattatcaTCACTAGAAGTTgtgtatattattatatagtCAAAAGTTACGAAAAATCATTCTTAtagttataaattatttgtatacaAATCATTCTATGCCCCTAAGACAAGAAGTTTtgtgagaattattttaaaatttgttaatagCTAGAAGttatatagaaataattttatcaaattttaacatTAGCTTTTTGTTAAgctccacttaaggaactattatgatCATAATTTATCTTAAAGCACATCCTTAGAACCACTCAAATTAACACATTATCTCAATCTCATAAGATATTATGATACCTATATTGAAAATACATGTTGTTATTAACTTTCATCAAtaatgactcaatccataggaaatatatgattattttaaaatctcacATGTAGGTTAAAATTACTACTAACTTTGACACAATTTCAATattctcaaggttaagagacaaCATAGTATAGCACCTTGATGAAGTCATGACTATGTTATAACCTTATTTTATGAGTtctatctaatgtgtaaccatatataTACACCGGTACACTCACCATAGAAACTTCATCTCAATAAGTAAAActaatcatccctccaattaaaagGTAATGCACTagaacctcaaatggattaccTAAGTCCATGACTAGTTGTAAACAAATCATCAACTTACAAGGAATGATCACTTGGATCTTATGTACAACTCCTTTAATTTATATCCAattcatatacaatgcaaaagatgcatgCCACAAtactcataaaaatataatgcatGCAACAAAAATGGATAAAAGTAAAAGTggatcaaatattattaaataataaataataagttcaCATTCATTACATCATCTgtgtcttgcttttaagggttctatacTAACATTGATCTCACATCACACTATCTTGGCATAGAAGTGAAGTGAACCaaaaagagtatttttttttatttcccaagAAGACTatgcaaaataaattctttAGATGTTTTACATGAATGTGTAATCCGATAAACATTAGTAGAATGTAAGGTTAAATTGTTAGGACATGATGAAGAATGAGAAAATATGGATCCAAGATAATATAAGAGCTCAATTGTAAGTCTATCTTGCTTGACCTTTACAAGGTTGGACATTCTTTTTGGAGTGGGACTTATTAGTTATTATATAGAATACCAATGGTGACTCACGTGAAGATTTGCATTACATCAAAAGTATACTTGATTATGGTTTATATAACTTACCTTCTAATAATCTGAAGCTTATTGAATATAGTGATAGTGATTAGGGTGGAGACTTGGATAATCAAAAGAGTACCTTCGGATATATGCTTTTTGTGCATGGGAGATGCCAATTCACTTGGACTTCAAATTAAAAAGCAAACTATTATCTAACAATTTCAACTTTTAAAGTGGAATTTGTTTCGGTAACATCATGCATTTGTCATGTAGTTTGTCTCAAAATTTTGTTGAAGTAGCTTAATTTATAACAACAAGAACCAATAGACATCTATGTAGAGATAAACTGGTGATTACATtgttaaaaaaatctaattttccatTATAAAAGCAAGTATATTGTTACAAGATATCATATTATTAGGACTACAATATGAAAAAggaagtataattaaaatttgcaaTGTCTCGTGATCAAATTGTTGGTAGTTTTAAGAAGCCTCTCAAGTTTGAAGGTTTTAGAATGTTAAGTATGTTGTTTggattaattacaaattaatcAAGTTAAGAGGGTATATCGGAAAGTAAtattgattttaggaagtttctaaaaattataatttgatttagtttttaaCAAATAGAttagaattttagtttttttttttttttgagtaattgatttaatttctaCATTTAAATAGCTAAAACCAACaagatttatatttttcttattagtcTAAGCTTCTATTTCTTAGGtatcaatatttataaatgaagTGTTGTGCAATATTTAAATAACGAAAGTGATGGAAGATAAATaaacttttcttaatttttatctatatacAATTATTGTGTGCTTTCAATCTTGTTACTCCAACTACACCAAATTCAATGCGAAGAAACAAAAGGCCGTACAAGAAGCATTTCTTGTTGAACAAGGTGGACTCATGTGTTTTCCGTCAAGTGCCTGCAGCTGGAAATCTTGTATCCTTATCTGGGACCCGATAGAACTGATGGCAATAGGGGAGAGGCAATGATAACATTATTCTCCCTATGACCAACCGCTTCAGTCCCTATTGGGACTGCTGGATAAAAGAAGTTGTACTCCAGATTACCTTCAACATTGATCACCCCCTCCAAGACCTTTACCACCACGGACATGGAAGGCCTCTTAGTGACCTCACCTTGTAAACACCATGCAGCAAGCCTCATCATCTCCACAACCTCTGCTCCGTGGGCCTGCATATCCTCACTGTTCTTATCAACCAAATCCAACAGTAGATCTTCCTCTGCCCTTTGTTTAAAAAGACATAACAAATGCGTATCTCCCTCAGGCTGAGAGCGATCCAAATTTTTCCGTCCACACAAAATTTCCAAGGTCACAACACCAAAGCTATACACATCTACTTTTTCTGTAATTGCAGAGCTGAACCATTCCGGAGCCAAATACCCCAAAGTTCCTCTCAAGGTCGTCACC
The window above is part of the Vitis riparia cultivar Riparia Gloire de Montpellier isolate 1030 chromosome 12, EGFV_Vit.rip_1.0, whole genome shotgun sequence genome. Proteins encoded here:
- the LOC117926108 gene encoding EP1-like glycoprotein 4; this translates as MGIKWVWGCFLPCLTLLVRAFHLVNGQDVYYPVANLSSSWPNNPSPHHYVDSDDRTVIMPILLRKTSTDASFVCGFYCNYDCNYYLFAVLMFPNSANQTIRFPKVVWSANRNIPVQANGTVQLTQGGDLILREVDGTVVWSTNTSGKSVVGLNLTETGNLVLFDSNDASVWQSFDHPTDSLVPEQNLLFGQKLS